Within the Salvia hispanica cultivar TCC Black 2014 chromosome 4, UniMelb_Shisp_WGS_1.0, whole genome shotgun sequence genome, the region AAATGGCTGGTAGGTTCCTCTGCACAATACACATTTCAAACATTGCTGTCATTGCCAATTAAGTTGGTTTCATCATCACAGAACACAATGACTTTctcaaagaagaagaaagcatTACTCACTCGCGATAAAGGAACACCACTGCATATCCAGCTCTCAAAAAATATCTGTGGTTTCATAAAActcaaaaacataaacaaaaaacacaGAATATTTCAATAGAAACTAAACAACAATGGCAAGCTTACTCTGCCGAAGTCGCTCCTCGATGGCCTGAGCTGAAATTATCAATGTAACGAACACACCGTTGCTCCAAAGGAACAGTTGTCCCTCCAGAGGTCACCAACACTATCCTCCTAGGGTTTTCTGATAACAAATCAATATGAAACCTTGCAGCTCAAACaagaatgaaaatgtaaaataaaatcgCGAATAATCTAAATAACTTGCCAGAATTTGAATTCTTTTGAATGAATTCATcagtttttcttttgatttctGCAGCATTCTTCAGAGGAGGGGATGAATCGAAGAAAGATTTGATATCATGATTAGATGTCTTTTCAAAATCCCCCAAACCGTTCGATGCATCCATTGGAAAAGCTTGGTAGctaaataacaaacaaaacaaccaACAAAAACTTGACTCTCAGGGGTTTTTCGTCAAACAAGTAATGTGCAACGAATTCAAAATTGCATTCTCTTCTCTAAATCAACACCTATCATCACAGCAATTAGTTTCTGATTTCCACCGCATTACAAAACAGATATTTTCTACAAATTCAGAAACCAATCACCGAAACTTGCGATTATCTgtgagattaaaaaaaaggattactactatatttttaccTCACAAAATTGTACTGTTGCTGCAGATGGATTGAGCTGAAATGCTTGAGAAACAATACCaatataaataggaaaaaGCGGTGGGAAAAGCAGAGGTAGAGTgctttgaaaaaatgattttgccTTTCCCCGTTAATACCCCTCTCGTTAGAGAGCATTAACAgtccattaaatataaatctataaggGCATAGATGTAATTTGGTAAAACATCATTTTGAAGGAGAAGCTGAAGCGGTTGAGGTAGTTGGGATTGTGCTGCCACGTGCCTTTTAATAgccttcattttttattagaatccgccattttcactttttctaataaataaaagcataaaatacaaaacaaaattcaaataattagaCTGAATAGCTCCATAAGTTGGGTAAAGCAATAATAAATGTTTACAAAGCCAAACCTAATAAATGAATCCTTGGAATTGGAAGCAATAATTCATTTTGTGCTACTCATATGAGCTTTACTTATTTCCTCAATTATTAGCATGAAAGTttcccaataaaataaaaaataataactctaGGGAAATGAAAGCTTCACCTAGCACtctagattaattaatttgagtcaaagtaaaataattaaccaaaaatcgAGTAAAAAAGAGGTTCGATTACAAAATGACACTCCTAATTCATAACTGAAAAGAATTTAACAAGGAAAGCATTGAAATGAACACtcttttcacattttcaaatgATCAAAATATCGCAATTAATTTCTTCCCCCAAATTAAACAGCTAACTGAATATCACCGAGCTCCAGTTGTGCCGCGATCTCATCGAGCTGCTTCTTCACGCTCATATCAATCAGCTTCGACCCGGAATTCCCGTACCGGATCGTGAACCCGGCCACCAGACCCGGATCGATCGCCGTCCGGATCCGGACATTCCTCGCCCCGGTCAGCTTCTGCACCCCCCTCGCGATCTGCGCCAGGTGCTGCGACTCCAGCTTCACCACCGACGTCACCACCGCCACCTCCGTCTTCGTCACATCATTGTACACCGTCTCGAACTCCTTCGCGATCTCCCTCACCAGATCCATCCGCCTCATCTCCACCAGGATGTTCAGGAAATTCGCCACGTGCGGCTGCAGCGCCGACGACCTCGCGATCTCCTCCACCACGCCGCGCTTCTCCGCGTCGCCGATCGTCGGATTCGCGAAGAATCGGAGGACGGAGTCGTCGGAGAAGATTTTTTCGATCTTCTCCACGTCGGCGAAGGTCTTCTCCAGCGTGTTGTTGTTCCTCGCCACGTCGGCGAGCGCGCTCGCGTAGCTTCCGGAGGCGGTATTCGACATCGTGGCACCgccgcggcggcggaggggtTTGATTGTGAGTTTGGGGGTTTTAAGGGTTGAGGTTAGGGCGAGGCGCGTTGGCGGTTTGGAGTGGAATTCGGACGACGAGCGGTGCTGGAAGGTTACAGGAGCCGGCTGCAAGGAGGCTGCGGCGGCCATTGCTGACGGCGGCGGCAGGTGGTGCTGGGGAGTGACGACTAGTGAACTTTGTGAAATTTGGCTAAAGGGTTTTGGAAGAGAATGGACGGTTATGATTTACAGAAATGATGCGATGAACGGTGGAGATTAGAGACTTCATCAACGGAGCCGGAAGAATATTGTCTTATCTATATAGATAAAGAGGTTGACACGTGTCTGTCTATCATTAGAGGATAATTTTATTGGAAGAATTGgctcatattttaaattaatcactTAACTGAAAAAAATTCACTACCAGTCAAATTTCCAATTTAGAAAAACACGCTTAATCTTTGttacaagaaaataattatcaagAAAGAGTAATAAGGGACACGAGATACAATAGCATAATCATCATgaactaaaagaaaaaactcaaatttaCAATATAGGTTGTTCGTAACATGTAGAAACAACACTTGTTCTTTCGATCCCAAATAAGAGATATACATGTTCAAGAAGCTATGTCCATATGAATACACATCAAATTTAAGCAAAGGTTACTCACTTGGACTCTCTAGGCGACTGCAAATTCGAGCCTTGAGATGTGAACAAGTTTGGGTAGGAAAAATATGGTTCATCATCCATTGATGGAAGTCTCTGAGGTAGGTGAAGAGCATTGTCGGATGGTGGAGAGGAATTAAACGACGAAACAGGCGTTAGCTGCTGAGTCGCGGTGTTTTGACAGGCATCAGTTTGGTTTGGGGATGTTGAAGGACAGCCAGAATCACCACCATTCGAGTTGTTGGTGTTGTTATGATGTTGAGGAGCTGAGAACTCGTTGCTCCTTCTCTTGGAAAGCTCGCTTATCCGGATCTGAGCAATGTCAGCAGCTGAACGTGCAGATGCTGCAGCACGCTCGGCTGATTCAGCAGATGAACGTGCAGATGCTGCAGCACGCTCGGCTGATTCAGCAGCTGAACGTGCAGTTGCTGCAGCACGCTCGGCTGATTCAGCAGCAGCAAGTACAGCTTGAAAATCCACGTGATCATCGTACATCTTTATAGCTGGAGG harbors:
- the LOC125223192 gene encoding ATP synthase delta chain, chloroplastic-like; translation: MAAAASLQPAPVTFQHRSSSEFHSKPPTRLALTSTLKTPKLTIKPLRRRGGATMSNTASGSYASALADVARNNNTLEKTFADVEKIEKIFSDDSVLRFFANPTIGDAEKRGVVEEIARSSALQPHVANFLNILVEMRRMDLVREIAKEFETVYNDVTKTEVAVVTSVVKLESQHLAQIARGVQKLTGARNVRIRTAIDPGLVAGFTIRYGNSGSKLIDMSVKKQLDEIAAQLELGDIQLAV